CCTGATTACTCTACTCcttgttttgtatttatttttcctgttttcttgttcttttattcacacacatcactactTTTGGTTAGGTTAACTTTCGGAActagggttattactagtagTCTCAATCTTCCCTGTGGACTGATACCGTGCTTTTAGCAGTTTAATTTATTACATCATcagcacgtacacttgcgtccctattaAAGACAAAAGATAATACTAAATCAAGAGaatatttgaaagaattttttcaTCTGCTAGAGTTCAAAAGAAATGATATACTATGGAGAAATATCCCAAAGCATGTTACACTTTGGATAAACAGTTAAAAACTTTGTATGAAAAACTTAGATTCGCAGATGGATATGCGTCAAACATGAGCAGATGTATTAACATGTGAAAACTGAAGCTTTTTGTTATGAAAAGCTTTAAATGTCATGTTTTTATGCAAAGATTACTTCCAATAGCATTCATGGAACTGCTTCCAACAAGTGTTTGGCAGCCACTAACATAACTGAATAATTTCTGCATTGAGCTCACTTCGATTGTAATCCGAGAAGATGATATGCTAAGGCTTAACTAAGAAATTTCTTTAATCCTTTGTAATCTTGAGTGTATATTTTCCCCAAACTTTTTTTGCTTCGATGGAACATCTTTTGGTGCGCTTGGCTTATAAAGTTTGGATTGTGGGTCAAGTTCAATATCGGtggatatatttatttgaaaggtAAGACTAGGCATCtcagaaaattaaagaagaatgtGATAAATGAAGCTAAAGCAGAAGGATCCATATGCAATACCTACTTAGTTGAGGAAGCATCATTATTTTGCGCACATTATTTCAAGCCACATGTGAAGACAAGCCATCATAAGATGCCACGCAATGTTGACGTTAAAGAAGATATAGTAGAATATCCAGGGAATTTAACAATTTTCACACATCCTAGTAgaacattaagaaaataaaaaatcaagtatCTTATAGAAGAAGAGTATTCGATGGCACAAATATACATCTTATTAACTTATCCAAAAATGCAAACATTCATAGAGTAtgacaatttattttaaaattaagagaCTTCTTAGATTGCTTTTGACTTTAaactaatttgtttcttttttgttgttgttttagtaTGTGAAGTATCTATGTCGATGAGTTGTCTCATTATATTCGCAAATTGATGATAGATACATCGATAAGAAATTGGAATGTAAATTCACAATGTCGTTCTACAAATTTACACATGCTCCctcaaaaaatatttccaaTAAGTTCTTGAAGGATTTGTTAAAAGGACTGCTAAGAAGCTGTAAGTCTTATAGTGGATGCGTAGTGAATGACTATAAATTTATAACAAGAAGTTACAGATCAAATAGCACAATAATGAATAGTGGTGTATGCATAATGGTTACAAATTATACTACATATGAAAATGACTACTATGGCCAATTAATTGCATGGAATACCCAAGATTACCAATCAAGCAAACCATCTTATTTAAATGTAACTGGTTTGATCCAACACCAAATTTAGGGACTAAATGTTATAATCAAGATAAACTTGTGGGTGCCAACCATAAACGGTTCTCTTCAATAAATATAAACCCTTTGTTTCTATAGGCAACACATTTAAATTATACAATTAATGTATCCTAGCTTAAAGCGTGACAAAGTTGACTGGTGGGCAATCTTTTAAGTAAAGGCTAGATCTACCGTAGAGCTTCCTAAACAAGTTTCTGGGACAACATTGGTATCATGTATTGAAGCACCTTTTCAGCAAGATGAAATGGAAAGCCCTTCATTAtaaatcaatgtttttaatGTAGAACAATCTATAAATGATCAAAGATGGGCATTCAttgaaatagatgatgaagaagtaatgagTGAAGAGGAGCCTCTACTTGAACCAGAAAGTAATGATGAAGgggatgaaaatgatgaatttgatgatgttgaaAATGATAGTGAATGAATTAAGGTAATTCTATCCGTGAAAGTTCTATGAGTAACAATTAATATTCaagtagtagtaataataataataataataataataataataataataataataataataataatatcattgaTTTGTACTTGAGTTATATTTGTATAATGATAATGGTttaggcaagatgagagggatGGGCCACAGAGGAGGTTCTCATTATAAAGGTTCACTCGATTAGTCAATGTGTAGCAGTTCACATGCAGATCATGACACTCACTCCACGCATGATGACCATAACGACAGTTTACCTTCTACCACACGACGTACTCCAGTAGATGTTAATTACTTCTACACTTGTTGTATTACCCCATACACTATCGTCACCTATTGGTCATCCATTTGGTGGGTCATCATCATTTATTTCTACTCCTTGTGCTATTGGAGGCACTACCCTTGATTGCGGCCACCCTACTAAGCTTGCTAGTGGAAATTCGACACCATCATTGGATGGCTTGGTCCATGGTACAAGTTTGGAGAGAATACACATACAAGTAGTGAATGgaatgtaaattttaaaatttattagtttttgtgTAAATGTTTAATGcaagtaatttattttgttttttgttgttaatatttttatatgggtgttattgtctttgtttatttatagtttGCATGCTTTTAATGTTTGTGCTTGACGAATCATGtcaatattaagaaaagaatggatGAGAATGGATATTCTTTAAAGAATGTTTCTAAAGGGACGAATGGCTTCtacttaaataaatttcaagtaTTTACATAACCACTAATCAAAATGGAAAATTCATGTTATAtagttgttgtttcttttgacatgtattaaatttgtttcttaTGCTTTCACTAGATCAGATTAACATTGGTAAGGCTCCATAaatatttaggtttttttttattttagtgatatCAAATGGTTTTTTTACATATGTTAAATTCATAGgtaatgcatttttatttttgtaaaaatgagTTATTTCGTATGCAAAACTATTTATCAAGTGAGACCATTCCTTCTTAACACTAGCTAGTTTGGCAAAACCTGGTGTGGATCTCAAATACTTAATTGATTATCTcacactagttttttttttttaactttatttaagttgaataaattttgaattttatttattgaaactaatttaaaattacttaaaattTATCCTCAACATATATTCAGAATATAtcaaagactttttttttagttgacaaaaatgaataaataactcCATTGAATAAAACAAAACGATACAAAAAGTcaaaaatgcaataaaagttcatttgagcatggacaAATGAACTAACAAATTAGTAAACCGAAAGTGCAAAATAAAACATCTTTGTTCATATATGGATATAAAAATCCAAGTATTAATTATACAGTTTTCTAAGTTTTCGGGAGATGCTATCGTACATGCAAGTTCTTCTATTTAATTAATGCTTATGTTTGACTCTGACTAATTTAACCAATTTACAAAATcagaaaattaatttcattaaggCAAGCAATTAGCTAAGGTTATGTCAACCATTGCATAATACAATGGTATCACACAAAAATACATGGAGAAGAGCAAATGTTTGAATTCTTTCCGAAGTAATATTGTTTTCAACTGTCTTTGCACTATACATTTGAGTATAATATtgttcatcattattatttattggttcTGGTGTGAGTCCTCTATTAGAGAAATAATAGTTTTACCTCTCTATAATTTGAGGCGCATCCGTATTTCTTTGACAATTCTTTAAATGAAGCCCTTGTCACCTAaccctaaatatatatatatatatatatagctaagCCTATAAATAACAAGCAAAACTTCTCATTACTTGCACCAATGGCTTCAGGCTCTGCAACTCCTCTCCTTCTCTTATACCTCATCTCCATTTCCTTGGCAACAACTTGCCATTCATTCTCCACTGAACAATTCCTCCAATGTCTCCAAAGCAAAACCTCAACTAAAAACATCTCCCAACTACTCTTCTTCCCAAACACCACCTCCTACTCCACGCTCCTCCTGTCCTCAATTTCAAACGCCAGGTTCACCACCCCACAAACATCAAAACCCCTACTCATCTTCACACCATCTCATGAATCCCATGTCCAAGCATCTGTCCTCTGTTCTAAAACCTATTCTCTTTCCCTTAGAGTTCGGAGTGGTGGCCATGACTTGGAAGGCCTCTCTTACCAATCTCTGGACAACCAACCTTTCATCATTCTAGACCTCAACATCTTGCGATCAGTGACTGTTGATGTAGAGCATCGCACTGCGTTGGTTGAGGCCGGTGCAACCATCGGCGACCTATACTatcaaattgccaaacaaaccaCAACACTTGGATTCCCGGCGGGCACCTCCCCCACTGTTGGCGTCGGCGGGCAGATAAGTGTCGGCGGCGTTGGAACTCTTGTCAGGAAGTACGGACTCGCAGCTGACAATGTCTTGGATGTAAGACTTGTGGACGTGTATGGCCGGATATTGGACAAAGATTCCATGGGAGAGAATCTCTTCTGGGCAGTTAGAGGTGGTGGAGCTGTGAGCTTTTGTGTTGTTCTTTCATGGAAGTTGAGGTTAGTTCCAGTCCCTCAAACTGTTACCTTGTTCAATGTAGCCAAATCATTACAGGATGGTGCAATAGATATCATTGACAAGTGGCAGCATGTCGCTTACAATCTCCCAGAGGACTTGTTCATTGAGACTCTGATGCAAACTCTAATGAACGGTACCAAAGGAGCAGAAGTTTTCTTCAATGGGCTGTATTTAGGGAAGTCCAATGAGGCTCTGGAGGTGATGAACATTAGGTTTCCTGAGTTGGGAGTGAAAGCGAATGACTTGAATGAGATGAGTTGGATTCAGTCAGTCTTGTCCTTTGCCCTTTATCCTATTGATTCCCCTATTGCAATCCTTATCGATAGGAGCCTCCAACAAAAGGCTAATTTCAAAGCTAAGTCTGACTATGCAGTGAATCTTCTACCAAGAGCTGCATTGAATCTCTTGTGGGATAGTTTACTGCAAGTTGACAGAGCAGCCATTTATTTTGAACCATATGGTGGGAAGATGGCTGAGATTCCAGAGTTCCAGATACCATTTCCTCATAGGAAGGGGAGTCTATTCAGCATCCTTTATCTTGTGGCATGGGCAGAGGAGGCTGAGAAAAACTTGGACTGGGttagaaatttatataatcAAATGACTCCTTACGTCTCAAAGAATCCCAGGGGTGCATATTTGAACTATAGAGATTTAGATTTAGGGAGGAATGAAGGGAGAAAAACAAGCTATTCCATGGCTGAGGTGTGGGGTCACAAGTACTTCAAGAATAACTTCTTAAGGTTGGCTCTTGCCAAGGGTAAAGTTGATCCTGTTGATTTCTTCTGGAATGAACAGAGCATTCCTCCTCTTGTGCTTGTTAAGGTTTGATTATAGCAGCTTATGTGTCAGCGATGTAATTGCTTGTGTGGCAGCCCGAGTGGAAGAAATAACACTTGGTCATATGATTAAGTTATGAGTCAGTTGTTCGGTTATCTTGGTCTTTGTAATACTGATGTGTTTAGCAGCTATGTTTTTCTAGGTTAAAATGTCAATGTTGTAAGCCTTGATATAAAGGCATGTATATTAATCATTTATAATCCTCTCTTAGTCCTTATTAATATAGGCACTAAAAATGGTTTTATGTTCCATAAGGGTTGTTGTGAGATGAGATTAAGCCTTCTATGTTTTGCTCTTGATTTACTT
This genomic window from Dioscorea cayenensis subsp. rotundata cultivar TDr96_F1 chromosome 20, TDr96_F1_v2_PseudoChromosome.rev07_lg8_w22 25.fasta, whole genome shotgun sequence contains:
- the LOC120251451 gene encoding berberine bridge enzyme-like 18: MASGSATPLLLLYLISISLATTCHSFSTEQFLQCLQSKTSTKNISQLLFFPNTTSYSTLLLSSISNARFTTPQTSKPLLIFTPSHESHVQASVLCSKTYSLSLRVRSGGHDLEGLSYQSLDNQPFIILDLNILRSVTVDVEHRTALVEAGATIGDLYYQIAKQTTTLGFPAGTSPTVGVGGQISVGGVGTLVRKYGLAADNVLDVRLVDVYGRILDKDSMGENLFWAVRGGGAVSFCVVLSWKLRLVPVPQTVTLFNVAKSLQDGAIDIIDKWQHVAYNLPEDLFIETLMQTLMNGTKGAEVFFNGLYLGKSNEALEVMNIRFPELGVKANDLNEMSWIQSVLSFALYPIDSPIAILIDRSLQQKANFKAKSDYAVNLLPRAALNLLWDSLLQVDRAAIYFEPYGGKMAEIPEFQIPFPHRKGSLFSILYLVAWAEEAEKNLDWVRNLYNQMTPYVSKNPRGAYLNYRDLDLGRNEGRKTSYSMAEVWGHKYFKNNFLRLALAKGKVDPVDFFWNEQSIPPLVLVKV